In the Juglans microcarpa x Juglans regia isolate MS1-56 chromosome 6D, Jm3101_v1.0, whole genome shotgun sequence genome, one interval contains:
- the LOC121234445 gene encoding probable receptor-like protein kinase At5g61350, which yields MGGDRYRASWPQPFSTLPLLIFLFLFLFFLLNLTNFASAIENGSSNTATFTPPDNYLIDCGSSQSTQLDDGRTFKSDHDAASLLQTDEDVQASVDSISINASSSIPSSSLPVYRTAKIFLEDSTYTFFISQVGWHWIRLYFFPVAHPSYNLTDAVFSVYADQIVLLHHFSVRDNTSLVFKEYLINVSDIFSLQFKPNKESYAFINAIEVVSAPDSLISDLATGVSPLGDFKGLSKSAFQVSYRLNVGGPTITPTNDTLSRTWEPDSQYNMFPQGSKDASVFPKTIKYPDSGATAYIAPSSVYATAVHIQDPLTLQPNVNLTWKLNVDPSFSYLIRLHFCDIVSKTLNNMYFNVYINQMVGVLILDLSFLTNALATAYYKDFVLNRTAITNGSILVQIGPSESHSGNMDAILNGLEVMKMSNEANSFDGLFTADGSYKGSSSAKRRMKILAAVGLGMAVTAMLLLASIFVRWQKRPGGWEKRNSFLSWLLPLCSSRTSFLTSKSSSRRSSLFGSHKSKSGYSSYFASQGLGKLFTIHELQNATQNFDEKAMIGVGGFGKVYLGVLEDGTKIAIKRGNSGSEQGINEFRTEIDMLSKLCHCHLVSLIGFCDEQSEMILVYEYMANGPLRDHLYGSKLPPLSWKQRLEICIGAARGLHYLHTGAALGIIHRDVKTTNILLDENLVAKVSDFGLSKAAPTMDQTHVTTAVKGSFGYLDPEYFRRQQLTEKSDVYSFGVVLFEVLCARPAINPSLPREQVSLAEWSMQCNRKGIIEKIIDPHITSSINNGSLKKYVEVAEKCLKEYGVDRPGMGDVLWHLEYALQLQEAAASQVGPPDNSARVITLEKSRENDSRGDSDGVVSDNSEVSTIGSPLFSQIGNFQGR from the coding sequence ATGGGAGGAGATAGATATAGGGCATCATGGCCTCAACCTTTCTCCACCCTTCCTCTTCtgatcttcctcttcctcttcttatTCTTCCTGCTCAACCTCACAAACTTTGCTTCAGCCATAGAAAATGGTTCTTCCAATACGGCCACATTCACACCTCCTGATAATTATCTCATCGATTGTGGATCATCCCAATCAACTCAACTTGATGATGGCCGAACCTTCAAGTCCGATCATGATGCCGCTTCTCTCCTACAAACCGATGAAGATGTGCAGGCTTCAGTAGATTCCATATCTATCAATGCCTCTTCCTCCATACCTTCTTCATCGTTACCTGTATATCGTACTGCAAAGATATTTCTTGAAGACTCCACATACACATTCTTCATTTCCCAAGTGGGCTGGCATTGGATTCGTCTTTACTTCTTCCCAGTTGCACACCCCTCATACAATCTCACGGATGCCGTTTTCTCTGTCTATGCTGATCAGATTGTTCTCTTACATCACTTTTCTGTCAGGGACAACACTTCATTGGTTTTCAAAGAATACTTGATTAATGTTTCAGATATATTCTCCCTCCAATTTAAGCCCAACAAGGAATCATATGCATTCATCAACGCTATTGAGGTTGTCTCCGCTCCAGACTCTTTAATCTCTGATTTAGCAACCGGTGTTTCTCCACTTGGAGATTTTAAAGGGTTGTCTAAATCGGCATTCCAAGTATCGTATCGGCTGAATGTGGGAGGGCCAACCATAACTCCTACAAATGATACGTTGTCAAGGACATGGGAACCTGATAGTCAGTATAACATGTTTCCACAAGGGTCTAAAGATGCATCAgtctttcccaaaaccatcaaGTACCCAGATAGTGGTGCAACTGCATACATTGCTCCAAGTTCAGTTTATGCAACGGCAGTGCATATACAAGACCCACTCACTTTGCAACCGAATGTCAACCTTACTTGGAAACTGAATGTGGATCCAAGTTTCTCCTATTTGATCAGGTTGCACTTTTGTGATATTGTGAGCAAGACCCTCAACAATATGTACTTCAATGTGTATATCAACCAAATGGTGGGAGTTTTGATTCTTGACCTGTCATTCCTCACCAATGCCCTTGCCACTGCTTATTACAAAGACTTTGTTCTAAATCGGACTGCCATCACAAATGGTTCCATTTTAGTTCAAATTGGCCCTTCTGAATCCCATTCAGGCAATATGGATGCAATTCTTAATGGATTGGAGGTAATGAAGATGAGCAACGAGGCAAACAGCTTTGATGGTTTGTTTACTGCTGATGGTTCATACAAGGGATCGAGTTCAGCAAAAAGGAGAATGAAGATTTTAGCAGCTGTCGGCCTGGGAATGGCAGTGACAGCAATGTTGTTGCTGGCCTCAATTTTTGTTCGGTGGCAAAAGAGACCTGGAGGTTGGGAGAAGCGGAATAGCTTCTTATCATGGCTCCTCCCGCTCTGTTCCAGTCGCACTAGTTTCTTAACTAGCAAGAGTAGCTCTCGAAGATCTAGCCTATTTGGTTCCCACAAGAGTAAGAGTGGTTACTCTAGTTACTTTGCATCACAGGGTCTTGGCAAGCTCTTCACCATTCATGAGTTGCAAAATGCTACacaaaattttgatgaaaaagcAATGATTGGTGTTGGGGGTTTTGGAAAAGTGTATCTTGGGGTGTTGGAAGATGGAACCAAGATTGCCATAAAACGAGGAAACTCAGGTTCAGAGCAAGGCATTAATGAATTCCGGACTGAAATAGACATGCTCTCCAAGCTTTGCCATTGCCACCTTGTTTCACTAATTGGGTTTTGTGATGAGCAATCAGAGATGATTCTTGTATATGAGTACATGGCTAATGGACCACTTCGAGATCACCTCTATGGCTCAAAGCTTCCTCCTTTGTCATGGAAACAACGGCTTGAGATTTGCATTGGTGCTGCTCGTGGGTTGCATTATCTTCACACAGGTGCAGCACTAGGAATAATACACCGTGACGTAAAGaccacaaatattcttctcgaTGAGAATCTAGTTGCCAAAGTTTCCGATTTTGGCTTGTCAAAAGCTGCACCAACAATGGATCAAACCCATGTAACCACAGCTGTGAAGGGTAGCTTTGGGTACCTTGATCCCGAGTACTTTAGGAGGCAACAACTAACTGAGAAATCTGATGTCTACTCATTTGGAGTCGTCCTTTTCGAGGTATTATGTGCAAGGCCTGCCATAAATCCATCATTGCCAAGGGAACAGGTCAGTTTGGCTGAATGGTCAATGCAATGTAATAGGAAGGGCATCATTGAGAAGATAATTGACCCTCACATTACCAGCAGTATCAACAATGGCTCACTGAAGAAGTATGTTGAAGTCGCAGAGAAATGCCTAAAAGAATATGGTGTTGATAGGCCTGGAATGGGAGATGTTTTGTGGCACCTAGAATATGCCCTCCAGCTTCAAGAGGCAGCAGCTTCACAGGTTGGTCCCCCAGACAATAGTGCAAGGGTCATTACTTTGGAAAAATCAAGGGAGAACGATTCTAGAGGAGACAGTGATGGTGTTGTTAGTGATAATTCAGAAGTAAGTACAATCGGTTCtcctttattttctcaaattggAAATTTTCAAGGAAGGTAA